The DNA sequence TCAACCGCCGTGTCTGCGTTTTCGTCGAACAGCGGCACCAGGGTCTCGGCCAGGCGGGCGAGGTTCCATTGGCCGATGCCGGGCTGGCTCGCATAGGCATAGCGGCCGATCTGGTCGATCGAGGAAAACACCTTCTTCGGGTCGTAGGCGTCCATGAAGGCACAGGGGCCGAAATCGATCGTCTCGCCCGATATCGTCATGTTGTCGGTGTTCATCACGCCATGGATGAAGCCGACATGCAGCCATCGGGCGATCAGCTCCGCCTGGCGCGCGGACACCGCCTTGAAGAAGGCGAGATAGGGCCGCTCACGGTCCCTGATATCGGGATAGTGCCGCTCGATCGCGTAGTCGGCGAGAATCTTCACCGAAGCCATGTCGCCGCGTGCGGCGAAGAACTGGAAGGTGCCGACCCGCATGTGGCTCGCGGCAACGCGCGTGACGATGGCGCCGGGCAGGATCTGTTCGCGATAGACCGGCTGGCCGGTGACCACGGCCGCAAGCGCCCGTGTCGTCGGGATGCCGAGCGCAAACATCGCTTCGCTGACGATATACTCGCGCAGCACCGGCCCGAGCGCCGCGCGCCCGTCGCCGCGCCGTGAGAACGGCGTCTGGCCCGGGCCTTTCAACTGGATGTCGCGCCGCGTTCCGGTACGATCGATCACTTCGCCAAGCAGGATCGCCCGGCCGTCGCCAAGCTGCGGTACGAAGGTGCCAAACTGATGCCCGGCATAGGCCATGGCGAGCGGCTCGGCGCCAACGGGCACACGGTTTCCGGAGAAGATCTGCGCACCGTCACGTTCAAGCGCTGCGACGTCGAGCCCGAGCTCCTCCGCCAAGGGTTTGTTGAGCTTGATCAGCCACGGTTCTGCGACTGGTGTCGGCTCGACGCGGGCGAAGAACTGCTGCGGCAGCCGGGCATAGCTATTGTCGAAGACAAAGGCTTCGGCGTTTCCGGTCGGTGAGGGGGGAGCGTAGTTCATGATCAAGCGGTCAACGGCGTCTGCGGGGGGTGCCCGGGGCCGTCCTTTCCGCCCAAGTCTACACGAGATCACGATGATTGTGGTCGGCGCCACCAAAAATCATCGTGATCGATCCTTGGAAGTGAGCGGGATGTGGGCGGAAAGCCGCACACACCTTTTCCCATCCCTGACGCTACTGCCTTTGCGAGAGCCGCAAAAAAAAGCGGCGCCCTCCCGCGATTACTCGCGAGAGGGCCGGGAGGGCGAGGCCCCGTACCTCAGGCGCTCAGCGCCGTCGGTGGAAGGCAGGCCTCGCAGATTGCCGCGATATGGCGATGATCGGTGCCGCAGCAGCCACCGAGGATGCGTAACCGTGGCAAATGCGCTGTCAG is a window from the Ensifer adhaerens genome containing:
- a CDS encoding protein adenylyltransferase SelO, producing MNYAPPSPTGNAEAFVFDNSYARLPQQFFARVEPTPVAEPWLIKLNKPLAEELGLDVAALERDGAQIFSGNRVPVGAEPLAMAYAGHQFGTFVPQLGDGRAILLGEVIDRTGTRRDIQLKGPGQTPFSRRGDGRAALGPVLREYIVSEAMFALGIPTTRALAAVVTGQPVYREQILPGAIVTRVAASHMRVGTFQFFAARGDMASVKILADYAIERHYPDIRDRERPYLAFFKAVSARQAELIARWLHVGFIHGVMNTDNMTISGETIDFGPCAFMDAYDPKKVFSSIDQIGRYAYASQPGIGQWNLARLAETLVPLFDENADTAVELANDALGEYGAIFQRHWLDGMRAKIGLATSEENDLDLVQALLTAMHKGEADFTLTFRRLCDSVRDPASDAMLGATFASTEAIQPWLQDWRHRLARETTTPEERSAAMKAVNPAYIPRNHRIEQAIVAATEDADFSLFEALVDVTAKPYEDQPQFAAYQEPPKPEEEVQRTFCGT